One Streptomyces coeruleorubidus DNA segment encodes these proteins:
- a CDS encoding adenosine deaminase, producing MSLPKAELHLHIEGTLEPELAFELAARNGVTLPYADTDELREAYRFEDLQSFLNLYYELMAVLRTERDFEDLANAYLERAAAQGVRHAEIFFDPQAHTSRGLELGTVVEGLWRALGDSESQHGVSTRLIMCFLRDESAESALAALQAAKPYLDRITGVGLDSAEVGHPPAKFREVYEAAAALGLRRVAHAGEEGPPEYITEALDVLGVERVDHGLRCVEDPALVERLVRERVPLTLCPLSNVRLRTVDTLADHPLPAMLDAGLMCTVNSDDPAYFGGYAGDNFDAVRDTLGLGEERLRELARNSFLASFLEDDEELRARYLAEVEAYEFR from the coding sequence ATGTCCCTCCCCAAAGCCGAACTGCACCTTCATATCGAAGGCACCCTGGAACCGGAACTTGCTTTCGAGCTCGCCGCGCGCAATGGCGTCACGCTGCCGTACGCGGACACGGACGAGCTGCGCGAGGCGTACCGGTTCGAGGACCTCCAGTCGTTCTTGAACCTGTACTACGAGCTCATGGCCGTCCTGCGCACCGAGCGGGACTTCGAGGACCTCGCGAACGCCTACCTCGAACGCGCCGCCGCCCAGGGCGTGCGGCACGCGGAGATCTTCTTCGACCCGCAGGCCCACACCAGCCGCGGGCTGGAACTCGGCACGGTCGTCGAGGGGCTGTGGCGGGCGCTGGGCGACAGCGAGTCACAGCACGGCGTCTCGACCCGGCTGATCATGTGCTTCCTGCGCGACGAGTCCGCCGAGTCGGCCCTGGCGGCCCTTCAGGCGGCCAAGCCGTACCTGGACCGGATCACCGGCGTCGGCCTCGACTCGGCCGAGGTCGGGCATCCGCCGGCGAAGTTCCGCGAGGTGTACGAGGCCGCCGCCGCGCTCGGCCTCAGGCGGGTCGCGCACGCCGGTGAGGAGGGGCCGCCGGAGTACATCACCGAGGCCCTGGACGTCCTCGGCGTCGAGCGGGTCGACCACGGGCTGCGCTGCGTGGAGGACCCGGCGCTGGTGGAGCGGCTGGTGCGGGAGCGGGTGCCGCTGACGCTGTGCCCCCTGTCGAACGTCCGGCTGCGGACCGTCGACACCCTCGCCGACCATCCGCTGCCCGCCATGCTGGACGCCGGCCTCATGTGCACGGTCAACTCGGACGACCCGGCCTACTTCGGCGGGTACGCCGGTGACAACTTCGACGCCGTGCGCGACACCCTCGGCCTGGGCGAGGAGCGGCTGCGCGAGCTCGCCCGCAACTCCTTCCTCGCCTCGTTCCTGGAGGACGACGAGGAGTTGCGGGCGCGGTATCTCGCCGAGGTGGAGGCCTACGAGTTCCGCTGA
- a CDS encoding ribonuclease Z: protein MSVRELVVLGTASQVPTRHRNHNGYLLRWDGEGILFDPGEGTQRQMVRAGVAAHDLNRLCVTHFHGDHALGLPGVIQRINLDQVPHEITAHYPKSGQRFYERLQFATPYRATVFITEAPADGDGVLAVTPSYTLDARRLSHSIESYGYRIIEHDGRRMLPERLAAYGIKGPDVGRIQREGSLGGVSLDDVSEVRRGQRFAFVMDTRLCDGVYELAEGCDMLVIESTFLDEDEQLAVEHGHLTASQAARVARDGGVRHLVLTHFSQRYHDPEEFERQARAAGYEGELTVAHDLLRVPVPKRR, encoded by the coding sequence TTGTCCGTACGCGAACTCGTGGTGCTCGGCACCGCCAGCCAGGTCCCGACCCGCCACCGCAACCACAACGGCTACCTGCTCCGCTGGGACGGCGAGGGCATCCTGTTCGACCCCGGCGAGGGCACGCAGCGCCAGATGGTGCGTGCCGGGGTCGCCGCGCACGACCTGAACCGGCTCTGCGTCACGCACTTCCACGGCGACCACGCACTGGGCTTGCCCGGGGTCATCCAGCGCATCAACCTCGACCAGGTGCCGCACGAGATCACCGCCCACTACCCGAAGTCCGGGCAGCGCTTCTACGAGCGGCTCCAGTTCGCCACGCCCTACCGCGCGACCGTCTTCATCACCGAGGCCCCGGCCGACGGGGACGGCGTGCTCGCGGTCACGCCGTCGTACACGCTGGACGCCCGCAGACTGTCGCACTCGATCGAGTCGTACGGCTACCGGATCATCGAGCACGACGGCCGCCGCATGCTGCCCGAGCGGCTCGCCGCGTACGGCATCAAGGGGCCGGACGTCGGCCGGATCCAGCGCGAGGGGTCGCTCGGCGGGGTATCGCTCGACGACGTCAGCGAGGTGCGGCGCGGGCAGCGGTTCGCGTTCGTCATGGACACCCGGCTGTGCGACGGGGTGTACGAGCTCGCCGAGGGCTGCGACATGCTCGTCATCGAGTCGACCTTCCTCGACGAGGACGAGCAACTCGCCGTGGAGCACGGCCATCTGACGGCGAGTCAGGCCGCGCGGGTGGCCCGGGACGGCGGTGTGCGGCACCTCGTGCTGACCCACTTCAGCCAGCGCTACCACGACCCGGAGGAGTTCGAGCGGCAGGCACGGGCGGCGGGGTACGAGGGGGAGCTGACCGTGGCGCACGATCTGCTGCGGGTGCCGGTCCCGAAGCGTCGGTAG
- a CDS encoding histidine triad nucleotide-binding protein, which translates to MAGEPQGDCLFCKIVAGTIPATIVRQTDTTVAFRDINPQAPTHVLIIPKAHYENAAALAAADPSLTADVLREAQAVADEDKLDSYRLVFNTGSGAGQTVWHVHGHVLGGRGLDWPPG; encoded by the coding sequence ATGGCAGGGGAGCCACAGGGCGACTGCCTGTTCTGCAAAATCGTCGCCGGAACCATCCCGGCGACGATCGTCCGCCAGACGGACACCACCGTCGCGTTCCGCGACATCAACCCCCAGGCCCCCACCCACGTCCTGATCATCCCCAAGGCGCACTACGAGAACGCCGCCGCACTCGCCGCCGCCGACCCGTCCCTCACCGCGGACGTGCTCCGCGAGGCCCAGGCCGTCGCCGACGAGGACAAGCTGGACAGCTACCGCCTCGTGTTCAACACCGGCAGCGGCGCCGGCCAGACGGTCTGGCACGTGCACGGTCACGTGCTCGGCGGCCGCGGCCTCGACTGGCCTCCGGGGTAA
- a CDS encoding S41 family peptidase — protein MTQSASPAYLRFPHVHGDLVAFTAEDDVWLAPLDGGRAWRVSADNVPVTLPRISPDGTTVAWTSTRDGAPEVHIAPVDGGPAKRLTHWGSLKTQVRGWTPDGKVLAISSQGQASLRRTWARAVPLDGGPATTLPYGPVGDIAYGPSVVLLSAPMGREAAWWKRYRGGTAGKLWIDPDGDGEFVRLHEGVDGNIEYPLWVGERVAFLSDHEGTGALYSSLADGSDLRRHTPLDGFYARHAATDGTRVVYSSAGELWVLDDLDGAEPRRLEVRLGGQRVDLQPFPVNASRWFGSASPDHTARGSAVSVRGCVHWVTHRSGPARALAATPGVRARLPRAFRADGEEWVVWVTDAEGDDALEFAPATGLAPGATPRRLAAGQLGRVLDLAMAPDGSRAAVASHDGRLLLVERETGEVREVDRSEDGDVSGLVFSPDSSWLAWSHPGPRPLCQLKLANTTDLSVTEATPLRFQDYAPAFTTDGKHLAFLSTRSFDPVYDEHVFDLAFVEGARPHLITLAATTPSPFGPQRHGRSFETPDREETPDSEGTPTTRIDLEGLADRIVPFPVEAARYSNLRAAKDGVLWLRHPVAGVLGASRATPDDPDPKSELERYDLAQQRVEHLAVDADHFEVSGDGKRVLLWTDGRLKVVPSDRRASNDDDSDTNITVDLGRVRQFVDPAAEWRQMFDENGRIMRDHFWRPDMSGVDWAGVLDRYRPVVDRLATHDDLVDLLWEVQGELGTSHAYVTPRGGFGGGPRQGLLGADISRHEDGSWRVDRILPSETSDPDARSPLAAPGVAVRPGDAILAIAGQPVDPVAGPGPLLIGTAGKPVELTISPSGGGDPRHAVVVPVADEEPLRYHAWVADRRAYVHEKSGGRLGYLHVPDMQAPGWAQIHRDLRVEVAREGLVVDVRENRGGHTSQLVVEKLARRIVGWAVPRGMRPYSYPEDAPRGPVVAVANEFSGSDGDIVNAAIKALGLGPVVGTRTWGGVIGIDSRYRLVDGTLVTQPKYAFWLEGYEWGVENHGVDPDVEVVQRPQDYVAGRDAQLDEAIRMALESLETVPAKTPPGLPT, from the coding sequence GTGACACAGTCCGCATCGCCTGCTTACCTCCGGTTCCCCCACGTGCACGGTGACCTGGTCGCCTTCACCGCCGAGGACGACGTGTGGCTCGCTCCTCTCGACGGCGGACGGGCCTGGCGGGTCAGCGCCGACAACGTGCCGGTGACCCTGCCCCGTATCTCGCCCGACGGCACCACCGTCGCCTGGACCTCGACCCGCGACGGCGCCCCCGAGGTGCACATCGCCCCGGTCGACGGCGGCCCCGCCAAGCGCCTGACGCACTGGGGCAGTCTGAAGACCCAGGTGCGTGGCTGGACCCCGGACGGCAAGGTACTCGCGATCAGCTCCCAGGGGCAGGCGAGCCTGCGCCGCACCTGGGCGCGTGCCGTGCCGCTCGACGGCGGCCCGGCCACCACCCTGCCGTACGGGCCGGTCGGTGACATCGCCTACGGGCCGAGTGTCGTCCTGCTGTCCGCGCCGATGGGGCGCGAGGCCGCCTGGTGGAAGCGGTATCGGGGCGGTACCGCCGGGAAGTTGTGGATCGACCCTGATGGAGACGGCGAGTTCGTACGGCTCCACGAGGGGGTGGACGGGAACATCGAGTACCCGCTGTGGGTGGGGGAGCGAGTCGCCTTCCTGTCCGACCACGAGGGCACCGGCGCGCTGTACTCCTCCCTCGCCGACGGGTCCGACCTGCGTCGGCACACCCCGCTCGACGGCTTCTACGCCCGGCATGCCGCGACCGACGGCACCCGTGTCGTCTACTCCAGTGCCGGTGAGCTGTGGGTGCTGGACGACCTGGACGGGGCCGAGCCGCGGCGGCTGGAGGTGCGGCTCGGCGGCCAGCGCGTCGATCTCCAGCCGTTCCCGGTGAACGCCTCCCGCTGGTTCGGGTCGGCGTCCCCGGACCACACCGCGCGCGGCAGCGCCGTGTCCGTACGCGGCTGCGTCCACTGGGTCACCCACCGTTCCGGCCCGGCCCGCGCCCTGGCCGCGACGCCCGGGGTGCGGGCCCGGCTGCCGCGGGCGTTCCGCGCGGACGGCGAGGAATGGGTGGTGTGGGTGACGGACGCCGAGGGCGACGACGCCCTGGAGTTCGCGCCCGCCACCGGCCTCGCCCCGGGTGCGACACCGCGCCGGCTCGCCGCCGGGCAGCTCGGCAGGGTGCTGGACCTCGCCATGGCACCGGACGGCAGCCGCGCGGCCGTGGCCTCCCACGACGGGCGCCTGCTGCTCGTCGAGAGGGAGACGGGTGAGGTGCGGGAGGTCGACCGCAGCGAGGACGGTGATGTGTCCGGGCTCGTCTTCTCGCCCGACTCCTCCTGGCTCGCCTGGTCCCACCCCGGTCCGCGGCCCCTGTGCCAGCTGAAGCTCGCCAACACCACCGACCTGTCGGTCACCGAGGCGACCCCGCTGCGCTTCCAGGACTACGCGCCGGCGTTCACGACGGACGGCAAGCACCTCGCGTTCCTGTCGACCCGCTCCTTCGACCCGGTCTACGACGAGCACGTCTTCGACCTGGCCTTCGTGGAGGGCGCCCGGCCGCATCTGATCACGCTCGCGGCCACCACACCCTCCCCGTTCGGGCCGCAGCGGCACGGCCGGTCCTTCGAGACGCCCGACCGGGAGGAGACCCCCGACAGCGAGGGCACCCCCACCACGCGCATCGACCTCGAAGGCCTCGCCGACCGCATCGTGCCCTTCCCGGTCGAGGCCGCCCGCTACTCCAACCTGCGGGCCGCCAAGGACGGCGTCCTGTGGCTGCGCCACCCGGTCGCCGGTGTGCTCGGCGCGTCCCGGGCCACCCCGGACGACCCCGACCCCAAGTCCGAGCTGGAGCGGTACGACCTCGCCCAGCAGCGCGTCGAGCATCTCGCCGTCGACGCCGACCACTTCGAGGTCAGCGGCGACGGCAAGCGGGTGCTGCTGTGGACCGACGGGCGGCTGAAGGTCGTCCCCAGCGACCGGCGCGCCTCGAACGACGACGACAGCGACACCAACATCACCGTCGACCTGGGCCGCGTACGCCAGTTCGTCGACCCGGCCGCCGAGTGGCGGCAGATGTTCGACGAGAACGGCCGCATCATGCGGGACCACTTCTGGCGGCCGGACATGAGCGGCGTCGACTGGGCCGGCGTCCTCGACCGCTACCGGCCGGTCGTGGACCGGCTCGCCACCCACGACGACCTGGTCGACCTGCTGTGGGAGGTGCAGGGCGAACTCGGCACCTCGCACGCCTACGTCACCCCGCGCGGGGGATTCGGCGGCGGTCCCCGCCAGGGCCTGCTCGGCGCCGACATCTCCCGCCACGAGGACGGCAGTTGGCGCGTCGACCGCATCCTGCCCTCCGAGACCTCCGACCCGGACGCCCGCAGCCCGCTGGCCGCGCCCGGCGTCGCCGTACGCCCCGGGGACGCCATCCTCGCGATCGCCGGACAGCCGGTCGACCCGGTGGCAGGGCCCGGCCCGCTGCTGATCGGCACGGCGGGCAAGCCGGTCGAGCTGACCATCTCCCCGTCCGGCGGCGGCGACCCGCGGCACGCCGTCGTCGTCCCGGTCGCGGACGAGGAGCCGCTGCGGTACCACGCCTGGGTCGCCGACCGGCGCGCCTACGTCCACGAGAAGTCCGGCGGCCGCCTCGGATACCTGCACGTCCCGGACATGCAGGCGCCCGGCTGGGCCCAGATCCACCGCGACCTGCGCGTCGAGGTCGCCCGCGAGGGTCTGGTCGTCGACGTCCGCGAGAACCGCGGCGGCCACACCTCCCAGCTGGTCGTCGAGAAACTCGCCCGCCGCATCGTCGGATGGGCCGTCCCCCGCGGCATGCGCCCCTACAGCTACCCCGAGGACGCCCCCCGCGGCCCCGTCGTGGCCGTCGCCAACGAGTTCTCCGGCTCCGACGGCGACATCGTCAACGCCGCGATCAAGGCTCTCGGCCTGGGCCCGGTCGTCGGCACCCGCACCTGGGGCGGCGTCATCGGCATCGACAGCCGGTACCGGTTGGTGGACGGCACCCTGGTGACCCAACCCAAGTACGCCTTCTGGCTGGAGGGCTACGAGTGGGGGGTGGAGAACCACGGGGTCGATCCGGACGTGGAGGTGGTGCAGCGTCCGCAGGACTACGTGGCGGGCAGGGACGCCCAACTGGACGAGGCCATTCGCATGGCGCTCGAAAGCCTGGAGACAGTACCCGCAAAGACGCCCCCAGGCCTGCCTACTTAG
- a CDS encoding VOC family protein — MELAQVRLLVTDFAACYHFYGEVLGLKPQSGAVDGPYEKFSPAVGSAGIALQDRSMMAEMLDELGDTANGHRSLVVLRVDALDAYCEEITLRGATILHGPALLTNRLRVAHLKDPEGNLVELQEWLLLRG; from the coding sequence GTGGAACTCGCACAGGTACGACTGCTCGTGACCGACTTCGCCGCCTGCTACCACTTCTACGGCGAGGTCCTCGGCCTCAAGCCGCAGTCGGGGGCGGTGGACGGGCCGTACGAGAAGTTCAGCCCCGCGGTGGGATCCGCGGGGATCGCGTTGCAGGACCGCTCGATGATGGCCGAGATGCTGGACGAGCTGGGCGACACGGCGAACGGCCACCGCTCCCTGGTCGTCCTGCGCGTCGACGCCCTGGACGCCTACTGCGAGGAGATCACTCTGCGCGGCGCCACGATCCTGCACGGCCCGGCCCTCCTGACCAACCGCCTGCGCGTCGCCCACCTCAAGGACCCGGAAGGCAACCTGGTGGAACTCCAGGAGTGGCTACTGCTGCGCGGCTGA
- a CDS encoding 16S rRNA (uracil(1498)-N(3))-methyltransferase — protein sequence MTAPVFVVEHFDSAGGGRHVLDGPEGRHAVSVKRLRPGEDVVLTDGAGRWADGVVLDTEGKDRLIVRLDPVTEEPPEQPGVTVVQALPKGDRGELAVETMTEVGVDAIVPWAAARCITQWKGERGAKALGKWRATAREAGKQSRRVRFPEVAEVATTKQVAALLAGADFAAVLHESGDEPLATAELPSSGEIVLVVGPEGGVAPEELALFAQAGAKAYRLGRSVLRTSTAGTAAVAVLLARTGRWT from the coding sequence ATGACAGCTCCGGTGTTCGTGGTCGAGCACTTCGACTCGGCCGGGGGCGGACGCCATGTCCTCGACGGTCCGGAGGGACGGCACGCCGTCTCCGTGAAGCGGCTGCGGCCCGGTGAGGACGTCGTCCTCACGGACGGGGCCGGGCGGTGGGCGGACGGTGTCGTGCTCGACACCGAGGGCAAGGACCGGCTGATCGTCCGGCTGGACCCGGTGACCGAGGAGCCGCCGGAGCAGCCCGGGGTGACCGTCGTCCAGGCACTGCCCAAGGGGGACCGCGGGGAGCTGGCCGTCGAGACGATGACCGAGGTCGGCGTCGACGCGATCGTGCCGTGGGCGGCGGCGCGCTGCATCACGCAGTGGAAGGGCGAGCGCGGGGCGAAGGCGCTGGGGAAGTGGAGGGCGACGGCCCGGGAGGCCGGGAAGCAGTCGCGCCGGGTGCGGTTCCCCGAGGTCGCGGAGGTGGCGACGACCAAGCAGGTCGCTGCGCTGCTGGCCGGTGCCGACTTCGCCGCCGTGCTGCACGAGAGCGGGGACGAGCCGCTGGCGACGGCCGAACTGCCGTCGTCCGGTGAGATCGTGCTGGTGGTGGGGCCCGAAGGGGGCGTGGCGCCGGAGGAGTTGGCGCTGTTCGCACAAGCGGGGGCCAAGGCGTATCGCCTCGGGCGCAGTGTGCTGCGCACATCGACTGCCGGGACCGCGGCCGTGGCCGTGCTCCTGGCTCGCACCGGCCGCTGGACCTGA
- a CDS encoding nitronate monooxygenase: MSSALTDLFPHPIVQAPMAGGVSVPKLAAAVCEAGGLGFLAAGYKTADGMYQEIKQLRSLTGRPFGVNLFMPQPEYPGASTGSTGAAGAAPPYAAAIDVYAHQLAGEASWYEAELGDPDSGRDDGYETKLAVLRDNPVPVVSFHFGTPTREVVDALHRVGTFVLVTATTPDEARAVERAGADAVIAQGVEAGGHQGTHRDIPETDGSGIGLLSLVAQIREAVSIPIIAAGGIMRGGQIAAVLAAGASAAQLGTAFLATAESGANAVHKQALTNPLFVRTELTRAFSGRPARGLVNRFLREHGPYAPAAYPEIHHLTSPLRKAAAKAGDAQGMALWAGQGHRMAREMPAGQLVEVLAGELAAALTALSGGGGVR, translated from the coding sequence ATGTCCTCCGCGCTGACCGATCTCTTCCCGCACCCGATCGTGCAGGCCCCCATGGCGGGCGGCGTCTCCGTACCGAAGCTCGCCGCCGCCGTGTGCGAGGCGGGCGGACTCGGGTTCCTCGCCGCCGGGTACAAGACCGCCGACGGGATGTACCAGGAGATCAAGCAGCTCCGCAGCCTCACCGGCAGGCCCTTCGGAGTGAACCTCTTCATGCCGCAGCCGGAGTACCCCGGTGCAAGCACCGGCTCCACCGGAGCGGCTGGCGCCGCGCCCCCTTATGCCGCCGCCATCGACGTCTACGCCCACCAGCTGGCCGGCGAGGCCTCCTGGTACGAGGCCGAGCTCGGCGACCCCGACAGCGGCCGGGACGACGGCTACGAGACCAAGCTCGCGGTGCTGCGCGACAACCCCGTGCCGGTGGTGTCGTTCCACTTCGGCACGCCGACCCGGGAGGTCGTCGACGCCCTGCACCGGGTCGGCACCTTCGTCCTGGTCACCGCGACCACCCCCGACGAGGCCCGGGCCGTCGAGCGCGCGGGCGCGGACGCGGTCATCGCGCAGGGCGTCGAGGCCGGCGGCCACCAGGGCACGCACCGGGACATCCCCGAGACGGACGGTTCCGGCATCGGGCTGCTGTCGCTGGTCGCCCAGATCCGGGAGGCCGTGAGCATCCCGATCATCGCCGCCGGCGGCATCATGCGCGGCGGTCAGATCGCCGCGGTCCTCGCGGCGGGCGCGAGCGCGGCCCAGCTCGGCACCGCGTTCCTCGCCACCGCCGAGTCGGGGGCGAACGCCGTGCACAAGCAGGCGCTGACCAACCCCCTGTTCGTGCGTACGGAGTTGACCCGGGCCTTCTCCGGGCGCCCGGCGCGCGGCCTGGTCAACCGCTTCCTGCGCGAGCACGGCCCGTACGCGCCCGCCGCCTATCCCGAGATCCACCACCTCACCTCGCCGCTGCGCAAGGCCGCCGCCAAGGCGGGTGACGCGCAGGGCATGGCGCTGTGGGCCGGGCAGGGGCACCGGATGGCGCGGGAGATGCCCGCCGGGCAGCTGGTGGAGGTGCTGGCCGGTGAACTCGCCGCGGCGCTGACAGCGTTGTCGGGCGGAGGCGGAGTCCGATGA
- the dnaJ gene encoding molecular chaperone DnaJ, protein MATDYYAVLGVRRDASQEEIKKAFRRLARELHPDVNPDPKTQERFKEINAAYEVLSDPQKKQVYDLGGDPLSQAGGGGAGGFGAGGFGNFSDIMDAFFGTASQRGPRSRTRRGQDAMIRIEIELDEAAFGTTKDIQVDTAVVCNTCNGEGAAPGTSAQTCDMCRGRGEVSQVTRSFLGQVMTSRPCPQCQGFGTVVPTPCPECAGDGRVRSRRTLTVKIPAGVDNGTRIQLAGEGEVGPGGGPAGDLYVEIHELPHSQFQRRGDDLHCTVTLPMTAAALGTKVPLETLDGLEEVDIRPGTQSGQSIPLHGRGVTHLRGGGRGDLIVHVEVQTPSKLDVEQERLLRELAKLRGEERPQGQFQPGQQGLFSRLKDAFNGR, encoded by the coding sequence GTGGCCACGGACTACTACGCCGTACTCGGCGTGCGCCGCGACGCGTCGCAGGAAGAGATCAAGAAGGCCTTCCGGCGGCTCGCGCGCGAGCTGCACCCGGACGTCAACCCCGATCCGAAGACCCAGGAGCGGTTCAAGGAGATCAACGCCGCTTACGAGGTGCTGTCGGACCCGCAGAAGAAGCAGGTCTACGACCTCGGCGGCGACCCGCTCTCGCAGGCCGGAGGCGGCGGCGCGGGCGGCTTCGGGGCCGGCGGCTTCGGGAACTTCTCCGACATCATGGACGCGTTCTTCGGCACGGCGTCGCAGCGCGGTCCGCGCTCGCGCACCCGCCGCGGCCAGGACGCCATGATCCGCATCGAGATCGAGCTCGACGAGGCGGCCTTCGGCACGACGAAGGACATCCAGGTCGACACGGCGGTCGTCTGCAACACCTGCAACGGTGAGGGCGCGGCGCCGGGCACCTCCGCGCAGACGTGTGACATGTGCCGCGGCCGCGGTGAGGTGTCGCAGGTCACCCGGTCCTTCCTGGGCCAGGTCATGACGTCCCGCCCCTGCCCGCAGTGCCAGGGCTTCGGCACGGTCGTCCCGACCCCCTGCCCGGAGTGCGCCGGCGACGGCCGCGTCCGCTCCCGCCGCACGCTGACCGTGAAGATCCCCGCCGGTGTCGACAACGGCACGCGCATCCAGCTCGCCGGCGAGGGCGAGGTCGGTCCCGGCGGCGGCCCCGCGGGCGACCTGTACGTCGAGATCCACGAACTGCCCCACTCGCAGTTCCAGCGGCGCGGCGACGACCTGCACTGCACGGTCACGCTCCCGATGACCGCGGCCGCCCTCGGCACGAAGGTGCCGCTGGAGACGCTGGACGGCCTGGAGGAGGTCGACATCCGGCCCGGCACCCAGTCCGGCCAGTCGATCCCGCTGCACGGCCGCGGTGTCACGCATCTGCGCGGCGGCGGACGCGGCGACCTCATCGTCCACGTCGAGGTCCAGACCCCGAGCAAGCTCGACGTCGAGCAGGAGCGCCTCCTGCGCGAGCTGGCCAAACTGCGCGGCGAGGAGCGGCCTCAGGGGCAGTTCCAGCCCGGGCAGCAAGGGTTGTTCTCTCGGTTGAAGGACGCGTTCAACGGGCGGTGA
- the hrcA gene encoding heat-inducible transcriptional repressor HrcA translates to MLSERRLQVLRAIVQDYVGTEEPVGSKALTERHNLGVSPATVRNDMAALEDEGYIAQPHTSAGRIPTDKGYRLFVDKLAGVKPMTAPERRAIQNFLEGAVDLDDVVARTVRLLAQLTRQVAVVQYPSLTRSTVRHVELLSLAPARVMLVLITDTGRVEQRVVDCPAPFGEASLADLRARLNSRVANRRFTDVPSLVEDLPEAFEHEDRGTVSTVLSTLLETLVEENEERLMIGGTANLTRFGHDFPLTIRPVLEALEEQVVLLKLLGEAKDPGVTVRIGHENAHEGLNSTSVVSVGYGSGGEAVAKLGVVGPTRMDYPGTMGAVRAVARYVGQILAES, encoded by the coding sequence ATGCTCAGTGAACGCAGGCTTCAGGTGCTGCGCGCCATCGTCCAGGACTACGTCGGCACCGAGGAGCCGGTGGGCTCCAAGGCCCTCACCGAGCGGCACAACCTCGGCGTCTCCCCGGCCACCGTCCGCAACGACATGGCGGCCCTGGAGGACGAGGGGTACATCGCCCAGCCGCACACCAGCGCCGGGCGCATCCCCACCGACAAGGGCTACCGGCTGTTCGTGGACAAGCTGGCCGGCGTGAAGCCGATGACCGCGCCCGAGCGGCGCGCGATCCAGAACTTCCTCGAGGGCGCCGTCGACCTCGACGACGTCGTGGCGCGTACGGTGCGGCTGCTCGCGCAGCTCACGCGCCAGGTCGCCGTCGTGCAGTACCCGTCGCTGACCCGCTCGACCGTGCGGCATGTGGAGTTGCTCTCCCTCGCGCCCGCGCGCGTGATGCTCGTGCTGATCACGGACACCGGGCGGGTCGAGCAGCGCGTGGTCGACTGCCCGGCGCCCTTCGGAGAGGCCTCGCTGGCGGATCTGCGCGCGCGGCTCAACAGCCGTGTCGCGAACCGCCGTTTCACGGATGTGCCCAGTCTGGTGGAGGATCTGCCGGAGGCGTTCGAGCACGAGGACCGGGGTACGGTCTCCACGGTGCTCTCCACTCTCCTGGAGACACTCGTCGAGGAGAACGAGGAGCGGCTGATGATCGGCGGCACCGCCAATCTGACCCGCTTCGGTCATGACTTCCCCCTCACGATCCGGCCGGTGCTGGAGGCGCTGGAGGAGCAGGTCGTGCTCCTCAAGCTGCTCGGCGAGGCGAAGGATCCGGGCGTGACCGTACGTATCGGTCATGAGAACGCCCATGAAGGACTCAACTCCACGTCCGTCGTGTCGGTCGGCTACGGTTCGGGCGGCGAGGCTGTCGCCAAGCTCGGCGTGGTCGGACCGACCCGCATGGACTACCCGGGAACGATGGGAGCGGTACGCGCAGTGGCACGGTACGTCGGACAGATCCTGGCGGAGTCGTAG
- a CDS encoding MBL fold metallo-hydrolase: MTVTWEELGWERVAAGVGRCRLPVWDCTAGLVAGEGAVLMIDAGSSPAEGARLREQAQSLTGDHVTHLALTHPHFDHVFGAAAFTDAEVFGAVGVDAVLTRVRDREELRADAVRNGLAETTAQESADRLVPPRHLVSGEWTLDLGGGRQVLLANVGPGHTAHDLAVLVPGDPEVVFCGDLVEESGEPQAGPDAVPSHWPAALDRLLDLGGRDALYVPGHGAVVDAAFVRAQRDTLAARFGVSP, from the coding sequence ATGACGGTGACTTGGGAAGAGCTCGGGTGGGAGCGGGTGGCCGCCGGGGTGGGGAGGTGTCGGCTTCCGGTGTGGGACTGCACGGCGGGGCTGGTCGCCGGTGAGGGCGCGGTACTCATGATCGACGCGGGGTCGAGCCCGGCCGAGGGCGCGCGGTTGCGCGAGCAGGCGCAGTCGCTCACCGGTGACCATGTGACGCATCTCGCGCTGACCCATCCCCACTTCGACCATGTCTTCGGGGCGGCGGCGTTCACGGACGCGGAGGTCTTCGGCGCGGTGGGCGTGGACGCGGTGCTGACGCGCGTACGGGACCGCGAGGAGCTGCGGGCGGACGCGGTGCGCAACGGCCTGGCGGAGACCACCGCGCAGGAGTCGGCGGACCGGCTGGTTCCGCCCCGCCACCTGGTCTCCGGGGAGTGGACCCTCGACCTGGGCGGCGGGCGCCAGGTGCTGCTGGCGAACGTGGGCCCCGGGCACACCGCGCACGATCTGGCGGTGCTGGTGCCGGGTGATCCGGAGGTGGTGTTCTGCGGCGATCTGGTCGAGGAGTCCGGCGAGCCGCAGGCGGGCCCCGACGCCGTGCCGTCGCACTGGCCGGCCGCCCTGGACCGGCTGCTCGACCTGGGCGGGCGGGACGCGCTGTACGTGCCCGGTCACGGAGCGGTGGTGGACGCGGCGTTCGTCCGCGCCCAGCGGGACACGCTGGCGGCGCGTTTCGGCGTGTCTCCGTGA